The Podospora pseudocomata strain CBS 415.72m chromosome 3, whole genome shotgun sequence genome window below encodes:
- a CDS encoding hypothetical protein (EggNog:ENOG503P8HR), with amino-acid sequence MASRGSSHPTPSELFLAKKKKEILDRSMALILKKLDECLENPVPTAPRRRVAKRARDDQDTAAVDDRVAAGAATTTTDDAIDTRNKKKLKQDPAAGRRFACPFFKHNAAKYKHVKTCCGPGWKDVHRVKEHLYRRHSAKNSCARCFEQFEDEAALKDHQRSEEPCKLEKHNIPDVITEEKDKLLHARAKAGLSEEDKWREMYRILFPGERVPSPYYDDSDGTGPDNENGGSSRNWEEFKTFARQEVPRLIKPLLQQYIDKYFEDFAEKMNQKSIEVAKVVESQVLRTWIFREEQQHLFPPGGAAPSSPPPSVSARASSPEVDVKPASYNEVMDEWRDNPHSGEFWADMMSGPLSLDNFLADASHMGLGCGNDIFSADSAYFTNPVSDREITSSSGLHQVAGAVMGAAVGAAPMYPRYL; translated from the coding sequence aagaaaaagaaagagattCTAGACAGATCTATGGCTCTCATCCTCAAGAAATTGGACGAATGCCTTGAAAACCCCGTTCCAACAGCACCAAGGCGCCGTGTGGCGAAGCGGGCGAGAGACGACCAGGacactgctgctgttgacgaCCGCGTCGCTGCcggcgccgccaccaccaccaccgacgacgcTATCGACACGcgaaacaagaagaagctgaagcaAGACCCGGCAGCGGGACGCCGGTTCGCCTGTCCGTTCTTTAAGCACAACGCGGCAAAGTACAAGCATGTCAAGACCTGCTGTGGCCCCGGGTGGAAGGACGTCCACCGGGTGAAGGAGCATCTATATCGTCGCCACTCGGCTAAGAACTCTTGCGCGAGGTGCTTTGAgcagtttgaggatgaggccgCTCTCAAGGATCACCAGCGGTCTGAGGAGCCGTGCAAGCTTGAGAAGCACAATATACCTGATGTCATCACGGAGGAAAAGGACAAGCTCTTGCACGCTAGGGCCAAGGCTGGGCTttctgaggaggataagTGGCGGGAGATGTATCGGATTCTCTTCCCTGGCGAGAGGGTTCCATCTCCCTACTATGATGACTCGGATGGGACAGGCCCGGATAACGAGAATGGAGGGTCGTCCAGAAACTGGGAGGAGTTCAAGACGTTTGCCCGGCAGGAGGTACCCAGACTGATCAAGCCTCTGTTGCAGCAGTACATCGATAAGTACTTTGAGGACTTTGCAGAGAAGATGAACCAAAAGTCGATTGAGGTCGccaaggtggtggaaagcCAGGTCCTGCGCACCTGGATCTTtagggaggagcagcagcatctgTTCCCGCCCGGAGGTGCAGCGCCGtcgtctcctccgccgtcggTTTCCGCCCGGGCATCCAGCCCAGAGGTCGATGTGAAGCCTGCGAGTTACAATGAAGTGATGGATGAGTGGAGGGACAACCCACACAGCGGAGAGTTCTGGGCTGACATGATGAGCGGACCTCTTTCTCTGGACAATTTCTTGGCTGATGCGAGCCACATGGGCCTGGGCTGTGGGAATGATATCTTCAGCGCTGACTCGGCCTACTTTACGAATCCTGTCTCAGACAGGGAGATCACTTCCAGCTCTGGCCTGCATCAGGTTGCTGGGGCTGTTAtgggtgctgctgttggcgcTGCTCCGATGTACCCGCGATATTTGTAG